The following proteins come from a genomic window of bacterium HR17:
- the cdhR_2 gene encoding HTH-type transcriptional regulator CdhR has product MLTRSRAHFLPYPEPGSLAEWGWVWDNAEIHFVGAWTRECLLGWYIAPRSLPHSVLVFVHEGRARWQIGSETVVASADTLLFIPEGVRHRADLLPPHPFCATFVHLTARVLGIQCILSLLGFPPKIDGAKSLAGAINELARLHALQPPGWKLRAQASVTELLLRCTHEYPYLFQPDAAPRDAKVLKWLCPAFQLLASTDGKVTVSDLARVVMCSPTHLRRLFQKVVGMSPQQWLLERRLRKAAQLLQTTDKTVQQIADECGFESLSHFSRYFKAKFGITPSQYRDLLGHTVGG; this is encoded by the coding sequence ATGTTGACCAGGTCACGGGCACATTTTTTGCCTTACCCTGAACCTGGTTCGTTAGCGGAGTGGGGATGGGTGTGGGACAACGCCGAAATCCATTTCGTCGGGGCGTGGACGCGCGAATGCCTTTTAGGTTGGTATATTGCGCCCCGCAGCCTGCCGCATAGCGTGTTGGTGTTCGTCCACGAGGGGAGAGCGCGATGGCAAATCGGTAGTGAGACGGTCGTCGCGTCAGCGGACACCCTCCTTTTCATCCCGGAGGGAGTGCGCCATCGGGCTGACTTGCTGCCCCCGCACCCATTTTGCGCGACCTTTGTGCACCTCACTGCCCGTGTGCTCGGCATTCAATGCATCCTTTCTTTGCTTGGCTTTCCGCCAAAAATTGATGGGGCGAAAAGTCTCGCCGGTGCGATCAACGAACTCGCTCGCTTGCACGCGTTGCAACCGCCCGGATGGAAATTGAGAGCCCAAGCCAGCGTGACGGAGTTGTTGCTGCGGTGCACGCACGAATACCCTTACCTGTTCCAACCCGATGCGGCACCGCGCGACGCGAAGGTGCTCAAATGGCTCTGCCCTGCCTTTCAGCTGCTCGCCTCTACCGACGGGAAAGTCACGGTCAGCGATTTGGCAAGGGTCGTGATGTGTTCCCCGACACACCTTCGGCGCCTGTTTCAAAAAGTCGTCGGAATGTCGCCACAGCAATGGTTGCTGGAGCGTCGGTTACGCAAAGCCGCTCAATTGCTGCAAACGACCGACAAAACCGTCCAGCAAATCGCGGACGAGTGCGGGTTTGAGAGTTTGTCCCACTTCTCCCGCTATTTCAAAGCCAAATTTGGTATCACCCCGTCACAGTATCGTGATCTCTTAGGACACACCGTCGGGGGTTAA
- the ydbD gene encoding putative manganese catalase, with product MYLRIDRLQIELPAPKDADPNAAAAVQELLGGRFGEMSTLMNYTYQSFNFRAHDKLKPFRDLIANIATEELGHIELVAATVNALLTGTTKPDDPDKAPLLPGKDARNTWHFIATPQTALVGDSMGGFWNGGYVFNSGNLVLDLLHNFFLECGARLHKIRVYEMTTNPVAREMIGYLLVRGSVHATAYGKAIEVVTGVDMTKLLPIPNIPNSKFPEARKYEEAGIHRTLYRFSPNDYKDIAKIWRGPAPTGDGDLVVVDGPPQGGPIPVLPEVPEEFAPGLTAEEIAELAKKLAGS from the coding sequence ATGTATCTGCGGATTGACCGCTTACAAATTGAGTTGCCTGCACCGAAAGACGCTGACCCCAACGCGGCAGCCGCTGTGCAAGAGTTGCTGGGCGGGCGGTTCGGCGAAATGTCCACGCTGATGAACTACACCTACCAGTCCTTCAACTTCCGCGCCCACGACAAACTTAAGCCGTTCCGGGACTTGATCGCTAACATCGCGACCGAGGAGTTGGGGCACATTGAGTTGGTGGCGGCGACGGTCAACGCGTTGCTGACAGGCACGACGAAACCCGACGACCCCGATAAGGCGCCGCTATTGCCCGGCAAGGATGCCCGCAACACTTGGCACTTCATCGCCACACCCCAGACCGCCCTCGTCGGCGACTCTATGGGCGGGTTCTGGAACGGAGGTTATGTCTTCAACAGCGGCAACTTGGTTTTAGACCTGCTCCACAACTTCTTCCTTGAGTGCGGGGCACGCTTGCATAAAATTCGCGTCTACGAGATGACGACTAACCCTGTCGCCCGTGAAATGATTGGCTACCTACTCGTGCGCGGTAGCGTTCACGCCACCGCTTACGGCAAAGCCATTGAAGTCGTCACCGGCGTTGACATGACGAAACTTCTCCCCATCCCCAACATCCCCAACAGCAAGTTCCCAGAAGCCCGCAAGTATGAGGAGGCAGGTATCCATCGCACCCTCTATCGTTTCAGCCCTAACGACTACAAGGACATCGCCAAAATCTGGCGCGGTCCGGCGCCGACAGGCGACGGCGATTTGGTCGTCGTGGACGGTCCACCACAAGGTGGTCCTATCCCCGTCCTACCCGAAGTGCCCGAAGAGTTCGCCCCCGGCTTGACCGCAGAAGAAATCGCAGAACTGGCGAAAAAGTTGGCTGGATCGTAA